Part of the Thermodesulfobacteriota bacterium genome, TGTAGATGTTAAGTAATTCGGGGCAGGAATTCTCCGGGATAGAATAATAAGAGGAGGATTAAGCCATGCGAATAAACACAGAAGACCTGACGCTGAAGCGCAACTACATACAGAAGTACCGTTTTTTAATAAAAGAGTACGAGCTGGTCAAATCACGTCAACACCCAAGGTTCCGCTTCGTAAAGGACTTTTACGAATTCCACCATACGGACCGAAGGAGCTTTCTGAAGTACTACGCCAGGTACAAGCAAAGCGGTATAGAGGAGGACCTGCTTCCCCGGAAGCGGGGCCCGAGGTTTAAGACCAGACGCACCCTTGCGTCCATAGAGCGCAAGGTGCTGGAGCTAAGGGCGCTGGGGAACGGGAGGTACGAGATCAACCGTATTCTCAGGGCCGAGCTCAGGGACTATACCCCCTCGCCCTCGACTATATATAATATACTCAGGCGGCAGGGATTTAATCGCCTCAGGCCGCGGGAGAAGGCCGAGAGGAGAAGGATAATAAGCAAGAGAGCGGGAGAGTTAGGGCACGTAGACACGCACCACCTGAGCATGAGCCTCATATCGGGGCAGCACAAAAAGCTCTATCTTGTGTCCGTGGTGGACGGGTGCTCGCGGGCGGCATGGGCCGAGACCATAGGGGATACGAAGGCGCTCACCGTGATGTTCTCGGTGCTAAGGTGCATAAACATACTCCGCGAGGAGTTCGGGATAAGGCTCGAAGAGGTGATGACGGACAACGGCCCTGAGTTCGGGACTAGGAATTCTGCGAGCAAGGAGGATCCTCCGTTCGAGAGGATGCTTATGGAGATGGGCATAAAGCACAGGTACACACGGCCCTACAGGCCCCAGACGAACGGGAAGGTGGAGAGGTTCTGGAGAACGCTCAATTACGACCTCATAGAGGACACTACGTTCGACTCCGAGGAAGAGTTTAAGAACCTCCTGCTTGAGTACCTTGTGTACTATAACCATGAGAGGCCTCACCAGTCCCTCGGAGGTATCCCCCCGGCAGAGTTCCTTAAATCCTGTCCCCGAATTACTTAACATCTACA contains:
- a CDS encoding IS481 family transposase, whose product is MRINTEDLTLKRNYIQKYRFLIKEYELVKSRQHPRFRFVKDFYEFHHTDRRSFLKYYARYKQSGIEEDLLPRKRGPRFKTRRTLASIERKVLELRALGNGRYEINRILRAELRDYTPSPSTIYNILRRQGFNRLRPREKAERRRIISKRAGELGHVDTHHLSMSLISGQHKKLYLVSVVDGCSRAAWAETIGDTKALTVMFSVLRCINILREEFGIRLEEVMTDNGPEFGTRNSASKEDPPFERMLMEMGIKHRYTRPYRPQTNGKVERFWRTLNYDLIEDTTFDSEEEFKNLLLEYLVYYNHERPHQSLGGIPPAEFLKSCPRIT